The following proteins are co-located in the Sandaracinaceae bacterium genome:
- a CDS encoding sigma-54-dependent Fis family transcriptional regulator: MSPGTVLLIDDDAAFRFAMQKALRRAGFEVSEAADGESALETLRGPDVPDVALLDLRMRGLDGLEVLRRRSAVRTRVIVLTGHGTVQAAVEAMRLGAFSFLEKPVDAELLRPLIKQAVAESRRAEVPTDGEQVPLVGASAATNEVRQFIATVAPTDETVTIFGETGTGKEVVAQHIHHASARRRAPFVAMNAACVPRELFESELFGHKRGAFTGATADRLGLFREAHGGTLFIDELAELPIESQAKLLRALETRLVRPVGDNKEHAVDVRIVAATNCDLWAEVQAGNFREDLYFRLQVFPVLLMPLRERVDDILPLASHLLARLGYQKVTLSADAQRALVEYHWPGNVRELLNVLRRAALFAEHDEIKGDLMRRMVSASVFGHAAPRAMHVPISVSGAQATVPPVPVNGAPGPELESGERTSLADVERAHIERVLRQMDGNVTRTATALGIDRRTLQRKLKAYGLSAETD; encoded by the coding sequence CGAGGTGAGCGAGGCGGCCGACGGCGAGAGCGCGCTCGAGACGCTGCGAGGCCCCGACGTGCCCGACGTCGCGCTGCTGGACCTGCGCATGCGCGGGCTCGACGGGCTCGAGGTGCTGCGCCGCCGCTCGGCGGTGCGCACGCGGGTGATCGTGCTGACCGGGCACGGCACGGTGCAGGCCGCCGTCGAGGCCATGCGGCTCGGGGCGTTCTCGTTCCTCGAGAAGCCGGTGGACGCCGAGCTCCTACGCCCACTCATCAAGCAGGCCGTGGCCGAGAGCCGGCGCGCCGAGGTCCCGACCGACGGCGAGCAGGTGCCGCTAGTGGGCGCGAGCGCCGCGACGAACGAGGTGCGCCAGTTCATCGCGACCGTGGCCCCGACCGACGAGACGGTCACCATCTTCGGCGAGACGGGCACGGGCAAGGAGGTGGTCGCGCAGCACATCCACCACGCCAGCGCCCGGCGACGCGCGCCGTTCGTCGCCATGAACGCGGCGTGCGTGCCGCGCGAGCTGTTCGAGAGCGAGCTCTTCGGGCACAAGCGCGGCGCGTTCACGGGGGCCACGGCGGACCGCCTGGGGCTCTTCCGCGAGGCGCACGGCGGCACGCTGTTCATCGACGAGCTGGCCGAGCTGCCCATCGAGAGCCAGGCCAAGCTGCTGCGCGCGCTCGAGACACGCCTGGTGCGTCCCGTGGGCGACAACAAGGAGCACGCCGTGGACGTGCGCATCGTCGCCGCCACCAACTGCGATCTGTGGGCCGAGGTGCAGGCGGGGAACTTCCGCGAGGACCTCTACTTCCGCCTGCAGGTGTTCCCCGTGCTGCTCATGCCGCTGCGCGAGCGCGTCGACGACATCCTGCCGCTCGCCTCGCACCTGCTGGCGCGCCTGGGCTACCAGAAGGTCACGCTCAGCGCGGACGCGCAGCGGGCGCTGGTGGAGTACCACTGGCCCGGCAACGTCCGCGAGCTGCTGAACGTGCTGCGGCGCGCCGCCTTGTTCGCCGAGCACGACGAGATCAAGGGTGACCTGATGCGCCGCATGGTGTCTGCGAGCGTGTTCGGGCACGCCGCGCCGAGGGCCATGCACGTGCCCATCAGTGTCAGCGGTGCACAGGCGACCGTCCCGCCCGTGCCCGTCAACGGCGCGCCGGGCCCCGAGCTGGAGAGCGGCGAGCGCACGAGCCTGGCGGACGTCGAGCGCGCGCACATCGAGCGCGTGCTCCGCCAGATGGACGGCAACGTCACGCGCACCGCGACCGCCCTCGGCATCGACCGCCGCACGCTGCAACGGAAGCTCAAGGCCTATGGGCTCAGCGCGGAGACGGACTGA